The sequence CTGAAGCGCCTTTAATTCCAAGATGGATAATCATTCTTTTTTCGCCATTGTCCATGCAAATAAGATCTGCCTGCTCCAAGTCGCGATCATCACTGATTGAGCCTGAGAAGCTAAAGACCTGATCGGCGCCTGAAATATCGAACTCAGTTTGGGAGACCTGAAACTCGCTAATAACAGGGGGAGTCGAATCGTTTTGGTAGATGAAATAAGCGACACCGGCGGCGATTGCCAAAGATGTATAAACCTGCCAAGACCTAATCTTCAATTTGCTCCTAAGTGTGCCCCAAGGCTACCTGCCCGTGGGGGCCATGTTCGCTAAAAGTGATGACCCCTAGCGCTAGGTTGAGCCAATAAAAGTTAGGTAACCAAAATAAGGAGGCTAGGCATGGAATTTCAGTTTAGGGGTGGAGCTACAACCTATTGGGGTACAGCACTTTTGGGAGCGCTAATCACAATTTTATCCCTCGGCTTTTTGTACCCATTTGCACTTGTGCTGAATGAGCGCTGGCGAGCCAAGCACTCATTCATTGGGGGGCGTCAGCTTGAATTCTCTGGTTCTGCTTTTGGCTTATTGGGTCGGTGGATTCTTTGGTTAGTACTTATTTGTTGTGACTCTTGGAATCTACTCGTTTTGGGTAATTCCAAGACTGCAGAAATGGAAGTGGGAGTTCACAAACTTTGCTACCAAGTAGGTTTTTTGTACCTAGGGTAAAAATCCCTCAACTACAGCGGTAAACTCTCAAACTTGCTTCAAAATTGGCGGCTCGAGCTTTTTTTACTTAGCAAAAACCCATGAGGAAATTTACCGATTCACGCGTCTCAGCGCTCGACCCAAAGGAGCCACTAGTGCACAGCAATCTTGTTGCCAATTTCGATTCAGTCGTGAAGCGCAATCCTGGTGAAACAGAATTCCATCAGGCCGTAAAAGAGATGTTCGATACCCTCTCTGATGTCTTAGAGCGCCATCCCGAATTTGCCAGGCTTTCTGTTGTCGAGCGCATTTGCGAACCGGAAAGACAGATTATCTTTCGCGTTCCATGGATGGATGATTCCGGGAAAGTTCATGTTAATCGAGGCTTCAGGGTTGAGTTCAACTCGGTGCTCGGTCCATATAAGGGGGGCTTGCGTTTTCACCCGAGCGTGACCTTGGACACTGTGAAATTCTTAGGGTTTGAGCAGATTTTTAAAAACGCCCTGACCGGTTTGCCAATCGGTGGTGGCAAGGGCGGGAGTGACTTTGATCCCAAGGGCCGCTCGGATGCCGAGATCATGCGTTTCTGTCAGTCGTTTATGACCGAGCTCTACCGACACCTGGGTGAATATACCGACGTGCCTGCAGGTGACATCGGTGTTGGTGCCCGCGAGATTGGCTACATGTTTGGTCAATATAAGCGAATCACAAACCGCTACGAGGCTGGTGTTTTCACTGGCAAGGGGCTTGAGTGGGGTGGGGCGAGGGTTCGCAAAGAAGCCACCGGTTTTGGAGTTGCAATCTTCACTAATGAGATGCTCAAGACTAAAGGAGACTCGCTTGTGGGGAAGCGAGTCATAGTCTCTGGATCCGGAAACGTTGCGCTTTACGCCATTAAGAAGGTCCACCAACTAGGCGGTGTGGTGGTGGCATGTTCCGATTCAGCCGGCTCGGTCTTTGACAAAGATGGCCTGGATCTTGAGCTTTTGGTTCAGATGAAAGAGGTAGAGCGGCTTCGACTATCCGATTATTCCGCCAAGCGCGGTGGGCTCTCCGAGTATCACGAGGGTCTAAATGTTTGGGAACTAGCCGGGGTGGCAAGCGCCCAGGTAGCACTTCCTTGCGCCACCCAAAATGAATTGCATGAAAAAGAGGCAAAGCTCTTGGTTGCTAATGGTCTGATTGCAGTCGCCGAAGGCGCCAACATGCCCAGCACTCCCGATGCAATACGCGTGTTCCAGCAAGCCAAGATTTTGTTTGCGCCAGGCAAGGCCGCTAACGCAGGCGGCGTTGCGACAAGCGCGCTGGAAATGCAGCAGAACGCTTCTCGTCAGTCTTGGTCATACGAGGAGACTGAAAAGCGCCTCGAAGAGATCATGCGCGGGATTCACGAGGCCTGCGTCACCACCGCCGAGGAATATGGCGCTCCGGGCGACTATATTCTTGGTGCCAACGTGGCCGGTTTTGAAAGGGTCGCTCGGGCGATGTTGGCAATGGGTGTTATTTAGCCAAAGGTCAGCTTCACAATTAGCGTTAGGGGCTTCATTTTGAGAACCACTTTGTGCTTTAGGGCCCGAAGTTCTTGGGGCTTGAGGCGATAGGAGGGGTGAATGATTGAGTCATGCCTTGAGTGCGGGACGAGTAAAAAGCCAGCGGTTTGGTTTTGCGTGAACTGCAATGCTCTAAAGGATCTCTCGGGTGAGATGGCCGACCTTGATTCCAGCGAGTGTCAAGCAGCCGAACCGACAGTCGCTTGCACAGAGTGCGGGAGCCATGTTTTTGAAGAATCCGAATCCTTCTGTCCAGCTTGCGAGTCTTTACAAGGCAGAAATCAAGCGAATTCTTACCACGCAAATTCAGGTGCCGAGCTCACTAACCAGGCTGATGCCAGACCCTCACCTCGAAAGGGCGTCAAAAAGACCCTCATAGTTCTGGGAACACTGCTCTCAATTTTCTCGCTCATTCTTGGGTCTACTCTCTCAGTGGGATTTGGCGGCAGCCCGGTGGACAACGATAGGGCTTGTGTTTATTTCTCTGACGGCTACCAGCTAGCCAAGTCGGAAAATGGTTCTGCCGATAGCATGGGCGCCTGGCGAGCAGCGGCAAGGGATGGGGCAAGCTTTGCCACCGGCCAGCTCGCATTTGAATTGCAAAGGTTTGCGGCCGGTTCAGATGATGGGGAAGCCATCGCGAGTATCACGCGGCTTTGTCGTTAGGGTTCAATGGTTTTAGGGTGAGAGGCTAGTAGCTACCTATCTGAATGCTGAAGTTCAGCCTGGCTTGTTGAGCTGATAGGCTTCCGAGCGTAACAAAGGGGATTTGTCCCCAGGCCGACTTGGCGCAATGGTAGCGCACCACTCTTGTAAAGTGGGGGTTACGGGTTCAAGTCACACTCACTTCGTATCGCGTATTGCTGCGCAATCCCGCGTCGGCTCTGGGGTGTAGCAACTACTTGGTTGTAGGGGCTTTTTATGGATAGCCCAGGCAAGTCTTGAATTGGTAGCAGCTGGTAGCAGAAACAGTATTTAGCGGGCTATTTACAGCAGTGTCCCCTCCAAATAACGGAGGAAAAAGATGTCACAGATTACTAGGCGTAAAGCAACCGTATTCCCCTATCGGGGCAAGTGGCGGGTGCAGTATGTGGACACTTTTGGGAGACAGCGCACCCAAACCGCGGAAACTCGTAAAGATGCTTACCTGCAGCTAGCTGAAATAGAAGGCCAGGTTCGTAAAGGGTTTCTAAACCTCACCCCAGAACAGATACCTAGCCTTGGTCAGTATCTGGACTACTGGCTGCAAAAGCGCGAACAAGAACTAAATCCAACAACCCATTGGTGCTACCAGTCTCACGTTGCCAATAATTTGAAGCCGCTGATGGGAAATTTGCGGCTAGATAGTGTTTCAGCCAGACAAATCCAGGACCTTTATAGCTACCTGTTAGAGGAGCGAGGGTTCAAAAGCGGCACAGTAAGGAAAGTGCACTCTATTTTGAGCTCAGCCTTCAAATTAGCCTTGAAACAAGGGCTAATTACCTATTCGCCACTTGCTGGCGTTTCCCAGCCAAAGTTTGAACAAAAGCAAATAGAAGTCTTCACAAAACAGGAGATGGAATGCCTCCTCAGGCATGCCTCTCAGAAGCCTTCAAAGCCCCATCTGAGGTGGTTACTCGCGCTTCGCTATGGATTGCGACAAGGGGAGGTTTTAGGTCTTAAGTTTGGCGATTTTGACCTTATTTCTAGGACTGTAAAAATCAACCGAACTGTCAATTCATTGCCTGGCAAAGGAGTGGTTGAACTGCCCCCAAAATCTAAGCACTCTCAAAGGACCATCCCGCTTGACGCGAAGGTAATTCAGCTAATTAGTCAAATACAAGACGGCAGC is a genomic window of Candidatus Aquiluna sp. UB-MaderosW2red containing:
- a CDS encoding DUF898 family protein encodes the protein MEFQFRGGATTYWGTALLGALITILSLGFLYPFALVLNERWRAKHSFIGGRQLEFSGSAFGLLGRWILWLVLICCDSWNLLVLGNSKTAEMEVGVHKLCYQVGFLYLG
- a CDS encoding site-specific integrase; protein product: MSQITRRKATVFPYRGKWRVQYVDTFGRQRTQTAETRKDAYLQLAEIEGQVRKGFLNLTPEQIPSLGQYLDYWLQKREQELNPTTHWCYQSHVANNLKPLMGNLRLDSVSARQIQDLYSYLLEERGFKSGTVRKVHSILSSAFKLALKQGLITYSPLAGVSQPKFEQKQIEVFTKQEMECLLRHASQKPSKPHLRWLLALRYGLRQGEVLGLKFGDFDLISRTVKINRTVNSLPGKGVVELPPKSKHSQRTIPLDAKVIQLISQIQDGSGFVFTAEDGSALEATVDQRRWRALLVESGVRHLPLHSARHSVATHLVNGGVNPRIVQLLLGHSSAAYTLATYVHPNTLDIAHALGIDSPGVEIPMLLADNKSDIRPPKGGN
- the gdhA gene encoding NADP-specific glutamate dehydrogenase, giving the protein MHSNLVANFDSVVKRNPGETEFHQAVKEMFDTLSDVLERHPEFARLSVVERICEPERQIIFRVPWMDDSGKVHVNRGFRVEFNSVLGPYKGGLRFHPSVTLDTVKFLGFEQIFKNALTGLPIGGGKGGSDFDPKGRSDAEIMRFCQSFMTELYRHLGEYTDVPAGDIGVGAREIGYMFGQYKRITNRYEAGVFTGKGLEWGGARVRKEATGFGVAIFTNEMLKTKGDSLVGKRVIVSGSGNVALYAIKKVHQLGGVVVACSDSAGSVFDKDGLDLELLVQMKEVERLRLSDYSAKRGGLSEYHEGLNVWELAGVASAQVALPCATQNELHEKEAKLLVANGLIAVAEGANMPSTPDAIRVFQQAKILFAPGKAANAGGVATSALEMQQNASRQSWSYEETEKRLEEIMRGIHEACVTTAEEYGAPGDYILGANVAGFERVARAMLAMGVI